ATGTTCGCTGGTACATTTCTATATGAATGATAAATTTACTGTGATGGATTATATGATATTATGACTCCTTCCCTGGAATTTGCTGTTTCTATTATGGAGATCAAACCTAGACCTAGTAGCCAATTGATTTGTCATTTAACACCTTTATCCATGTCCCATGGCAGCATAAATTATCACTGAAAATTTTGCTACCTAGGTGATGATGAAGGTTTTTCTTCTGACAATTTGCTTCAGTGGCATATGCTGTGAAAGCTGCTTGATTCCTCCCCCAagcaatattcacaaaatttctTATCCATTAAGGTGTAAGGATGACTTAGTTGCACTCGTTATATGCTTGTATGTtagtttttcacttttttcccATTACGTTATTCACGGTGTAGTGGAGAGGTAGAGTTGGCTTATGTATGATGTAAATTTACGTGTTGATATCTGAATGTGATATGGATCCTAAAAGGAAATGGAATTCTGCCCATTTCTGGGGAAATGACTTGGCCTTTCAGACATATGTGTCATCATCATTATCCATCTATTAAGTTCGTGAGGAgacattgtaaaataatttttgatttATTGATTGATGCTAAATTTAACTACTACGGCAgttcattttttaagaattgaataaaagatattttgctTCCCATTTCTGCGTATCCGAACTGCCTCCGAAGTTTTAAGAGTGCTGAACGAATGGCCACAAACCCAAGTTTGGACGGTGAGGTGTTGTTGGAAACAATCATTTGGTTGTCTCAAATCAAAACTCCTTCCGTTCTCAAAAGAATGTTTAGGACAAGTTTCGAAACGCAAATTAAAATAGcatttcaaagttcaaacgTTCCTTTGATTTCCATTTTAAAAATCCTGTTTatagtatttttcaaaaactaaaaaaaaaaggttgttcGATGTCTTTCTTTGATGAATTTGAGTGGATTCCTTGTGagttttcactctttttttttggcTGAATGCGGTAGGTTTTTACtatattttggtttttaaaacatttgtttttccttaaaaaaaacatttgttttggaaatagtttttaaaacataataatagaCTTTAAATGATAGAGTAAATTACAATGACTATTCCTGtagtttgtttttattatattgaacattcttatttttgaacctttgtaaaaaatatcttaattattgatttttcgTTTTACatcatcctttattttttttttagtcaatTATAATGATCAtccttttggtttgtttttattatacttgtcactttttttttttttgtattattgttAACCTCATTGTTAACTCTGAAACTTCTGTTATCACTTTGAGGTTagatatctttaatttttaatcctcATTGTTGGAAAAATGCCTATTACCTAATAATAATGCAAGCACGAAAGAAATGCATTGTTATGATTTGTCTTTAATCTCGGGCCTACTGTTGAAAGAAATGTTTTTAACTCTCCTCTACTTTTTGTGGTATCAAGATTCTAAACAGGTTGTCGTAACCATTAGAAATGCACTTCCTGACTTCCCTTCTCTGCACATAAAAACCGTTTCAAATTTTGAGGTTAgttcctaatatttttttttgctttcttaaatgttgtttcttcttcttctcccgtgttctatttttttttttttttactgaacacTTCTATTTAAATTATATGCTTCTTCTTCTGATTCATTTATAGGGTGTATTTTTTACtgaatattttagttaattgaCCGGAGTCTtcgatattaatttttttattacttatgcacctcccttttttattatgcttcatcatcatcatcacttttcttatttattttttttcccatttttttgTTCTTAGATTTTAACTGTTACCTATCTATGCGTGGTTATCTCTAAGTAATTACTCTTATctcttaaatcaaattaaatgtgttttttttctttctaaaaagaCATTAACTAAATTTACGTGTTTACTTCGCCGATGATGCAGCTCATgcatttgcttttgtttttggtttctttCTACTCTCTCCGTCTTAAAAGAGCCAGgacattaaaaaatgattacgTATCCTATGGAGTAACAAATcgtatcatatttatattttttcttctttttctcagtTGGACAACACATTGTTATTCATCAAACATCTTCCTTTCTATCGAGACTTGTTGGGGCAATGGTTACAATAAAactctaaatttttattaaaagcaTTGTCAGGAAATCGCTAAGTTGTCAACACGATCGTAGATTCGTAGTACATACTCACGAAAATGATGATGGACATCCTGAGTACTAGAAGTTACAAAAACAATGaaactaagaaaaagaaaatgatggaTTTCCCTGGGATACTGATACTGCTAAGACTAATAAGAGTGTCCCAAAATACATTACTCTTGTTCAAAAGATGGAAAAGCAGAACCAGTCTTAAGGATTGGGTGCGGTCTCTTGAGCCTCCTTGGAAAGCTTGATCTCCTTGAGCTCCCGAATCAATTCCTTCATGTTGTTGTGCGAAGATCCACCAACCTTTATAGCACTCTTCGCCGCAACGCTTAGCTCCTTGGCTCTCTTCCTCattcctccatcttcttcttcctcactcATCAACGAAGCAATCGCGTTTCCAATCTCCTCCCGTTTCACCACCTCACTCCCAAACTCGTTCCAGTTCCTCCACTCTTTCGCCCCCACCGGCACCCCAATCTTCAACACATCCACCACCAGCTTCTCGTTGAAAAAATGCTCCGCAAACAGAGGCCACGTCGCCATCGGCAACCCCGCGTTCACGCTTTCCACCACCGTGTTCCAACCACAGTGAGTAACCAACCCTCCAATCGCAGGATTCTCCAGTATCAACAACTGTGGGGCCCAACCCCATATTAAATATCCTTTGTTACTTTCCTTCATTCTCTTCTCAAACTCCTCCAAAAAGTTATCTCCTTCACCCCCATCGTTTTTCCTCACCACCCAGATAAAATCATGCCCCGAATCTTCAAGCGCACGTGCTATTTCAACGAGCTGAGAGTAAGGGAACTTGTTCATGCTCCCAAAACTCACATACAAAACAGAGCTCTCTGCTTTGGAGTTGAGCCACTTAAGCCacccttctttctcttcttcttctttagcATACCCTCGTGCAGCTTTATCTTGAGCATCCTGGTTCGCCCACAACGAAACCGGTCCAATTCCCCAACTCTTAGTTCCCATGATGCTCTTGTAATGCTCGTAGTAAGCACTCTCGAGGtcataaaaactattaaaaagtgAACCGTAACTCTTTTTCTCTGACTGCTTAATCGTCCTCATCAGTTCAGTGTACTGATTCGGAGACCTAAGCCAATCCGGCAACTGCAAGCGCGTCATCTCCAAGTTATCGGGTAACCCAGGTAACACGAACTTGTCGGTGTCGAATTTTGCTTCCAAGTGGGGTGCGTACTGTTCAACGGAGTGCGCAGCGGAGCGAGCGAGATAACTTGCGCCGTGGAACATGATCCTCGGAATGCCGAGTTTAGCAGCAGCATCGACACTCCAAGGGTGGAACATGTCGGTGACGATGAAATCCGGTTGCAAGTCATGGAAGAGTTTTTCGAAGACTTGTTGGAGAAGGGATAGGCCCATGTAGATTCTGGGGGTCATTTCCCGAGGCGTATCGACGTTGAAGGCTTCGATCCCAACGGGGAGACCCACTTGTGCGGCGGGGAAGTTGACAACGTGCGTTCTGATGGGGCGACCGCGACTCGCATCTAAATCGATGGACTTTTGGAAAACGGTGGCGTTATGTGCGGTGGTGATGATGGTGACGTCGACGTCGTGCAAGGCGAAGAGTCTGGCCATGTCCACTAGCGGGATTATGTGACTAGTGGAAAGGAAAGGAAGGAAAATTGACTTTAGCTcacccttcttcttctccatcgctaCTCGTATTCAACACTTGCTGCTAGATGCATTTATACTACTACATTATGTCATTCTCATTGTCCCcaacattattattaaaaactcCAAAACTGATACTGCTTAGCTGGTCGCCTCTCAAGTTACTTCCCCacgtgacaaaaaaaaaatttgaaaattcagatTTGAGTCTGGTACGAATTAGCAACAAAAGAACGGCGATGGTTAGGAGTcgaatagaaaaagaagaaaaaaaattaacagaaaaatgaaaaacaaatgtaTTATAAAACCTGCTCATCCAGTTCCCCTTTCTTAAATCTCAGCCATTgaacattttattaatatatcctACGGTTATTTTTATTGCTTCATGGGTGTACCACTAAATTAGATACTTTACTTTAGAATTCACATGGTTAGCTGGCTGCACTTTCACGCATGTCCTCTCACCCTTTTCGTCATTTTTCAATCAATGGCTTTCTAGGGTAagacataaattttaaaatttcaaacacgAGAGACTCGAGGCTGCTAATTATCATTATAtcctagttttattattttattattattacatactAGAGACACGAGAGACACGAGAGACACGAGAGACATTATATcctagttttattattatacacTAGAGACACGAGACATTATATCCtcgttttattatattattataaaacgaGTCTTCACTAGTGCTCGGATTTGGATTTATGTGTATTTGTACTAGATTTATGGTGTGAAATAATAAGTTGTTTTTTCATCATTAGAGAAAAGCAACAAACAGTTGCTGCTATTTTGAGGAATAAATTTGATTCTTAGTATTATACAAACACATTATCAGCGACTCTATGGAGGAAAAAATATGGTGGCTTTCCCTCATTTTAGATCATTAGATTAAATCTGAAGATTTAGATTTTCTCATTTGTTTAAAAGGTACTATTGAACATTTAGATTAATTAATagagaattattttaatttaactaatggTCTCCAGAAAACATGTTACCGTTTATAACAGTTATATCTCCTTAAATTTGGATTACCTCTGACAAAAAAATACCAAagaagtatataaaaaaatcatcaaaagttttGTGGCGgtaaattttttagaatttttctgACAAACTGAATAATATATTCAAGACTaatggttaaaataaaataattttatactaattaatcaAGTAAGTAATACTTTCTATGATCTTAActtatacaaaatataaaaattaaattaatatcatcTTTTAAAACAAGTGACAATAACTAGACCAACAAATTAATCCagactaaaaataagaaagtcACAATGACTTGCGCCTAAAAGTCATTTAATTCTCTtcgggtgttgctaggtgcacccggCAATaatgctggtgcacccagcaattaccTGAACTTCCAAAATTGccctttattaaaaattaataaaaaaaagggttttgaagtgcacccagcaattcaaatttcttctcCTGTGGCGTCCATTTCTTCTCCACGCTTCCTCCATTGCCATCTTCCACGAAGGTTTTTTGTTGCGTTTTTGTCACCTTCTGTAGTGTATGCTGGCCTTAGGTTAGACAACATTTGTGTTTTGCTTGTCGCACAAGGGAAAAGACGAAGGTTCTTCCGCAGTTGTGTTAATATCAActacggaagaaggttcttcagCGGCAATGCACGGAAGAAGGTTTTTCCATGCATTGCCGCGAAAAAACTTCTTCCGCGGGATCtcacggaagaaccttcttccacaTTAATAAACCAGCTTTTTACAGAAAAAACACAGTGAAGGGTATtttggaaattataaaaaattgttagataCACCAACAATATTGCTGGGTGTCCCATCCTCTTCCAGCTATGCGGGGCCCAGGGAGCCATTTTCTCCAACGGTGTAGCTTTTAGACAAGTTTGGATTATGTTTTGGCTCATCTCAACCCAGTTTAatgccatatatatatatatatatatatatatatatatataatataactttttaaaatagttgtatattatgaataaatttctatttaataatattttttgtataacATAATCTCATGTTCATAATggttaatatatacatatattcattcatttagctttatactttttattttataatttaaccgaggttaatacaatatattatgttaaaatgTCGGGTTAAACCAATCTCGTCCAATATATTTTGAGTCAGGTTAAGGTAAAATGGGTTTCCGGAGTGGATCACATTGAACAAGGAATAAACTATGTTAAGTATGGAGTCTCGTActtctttgttttttaatacatttgattgcttggttaaaaaaaaaaaaaacatttgatcgCTGAAATATGGATTCTCCAACTTCTACATTTGTGTGTTATGAGATCGTGTTAGTGAGTTGTATTATGAGATTGTGTAATTTATTATTACACCAAattgaacaaattaattaaaaagaaaaatcaaaagagtaatttAGCCAAATGGTGACCggaaaaggagaagagagattTATATAAGCATGTTAAACTATTCTCCAGTAGTTTCGCAAGGCTACTTTATCTATGGGCCAAACCCACTAATACGctgacaataaataaaaaaatttgcagCCCATCAACTGAACAAaaccattgaaaaaaaaataaactaaaattctaGGGCTTGTCAAGTGTGAACTTGGAATTCCATGGACGACATGGCTGCCTACTACTCACAGCCCCAACCGTCGGGCCTTCTCCCTTACCAGTACTACCAACAGCCGCCTCCGCCACCTCCTCCGCCGATGATGGCGGTAGTGCCACCGCCCCCCGGCGCGGTTGTCCCGCCGGCGCACCACCTGCATCCGCCTTACGTGGCTCAGCATCAGCAGCAAGCGGTGTTCGGTTCCTACGGTGCTCCTcaatcctccacccacgaggttCGCACTCTCTTCGTCGCTGGCCTCCCCGAAGACGTAAAACCCCGCGAAATCTACAACCTCTTCCGCGAATTTCCCGGTTACGAGTCCTCGCATCTTCGGAGTCCCTCTAATTCGTCGCAGGTACAATGAATTCTTAAATTCCTTAGGGTTTACGAATTGTTTTAAATTGCTTCTCTAACGTTGCTTTTTGTTTGTTGACAGCCTTTTGCTTTCGCTGTGTTCGCGAGTCAGAAGTCAGCAATCTTGGCAATGCATGCTCTGAATGTGAGGATCTTGTTGTAATTTAACTGTTTTTGAGTTATATGTTCAAATGTATTTTTCTATGCTTGGCATCCCTGATTTTGATTAATGTGGTTTGCAGGGACTGGTGTTTGATCTCGAAAAGGGTTCCACTCTTTATATTGATCTTGCAAAATCAAACTCTAGATCTAAACGCACAAGGATAGGTGTGTGTTTTGATTAGCTTTTTATTGCTATTCAAGAAAACTTAATAATCAAAATGTTACTGATTGATTGATCTTGACAAGCAGATGATGAGAGGGTTGGCGCGGATAAGAAAGCTAGAGGCCTTACACCATCATGGTCCACTCCTGATTCTGGTAAGATAATGTTGTTAGTTTGGTTTTAGTGCGTTGATGTTGCCTGCGCATATGGCTTTTGTGAAGTTTTTTAAAGTTCACTATTGTTGTGTTATCGTCTATTCTGTTGCTTGGAGGTTAGTTAACTATTGATCACACCAAGGACACTTTTACCTATGAGCTCACATTGCACGTGTTTTGCACTCTTCGGCACTAGCAGGTGTTGGCAGCATTCACATGCCAGGAATGGGTAATCCTGCTTTCAACACGAACACGTTTGGTTATCCATCTGCACAAAGGTCATCTGCACTACTTAATCACAGTTTTATTATGTGGAAGTTGATTGCTTCTAACTCCGATAAAGCACATTTTCCAAACTTATAGCGTTATTTTGAGCTTCTGTTGCGGAACTCTTCCGATTAGAAGAAAAACTAATGTGTTTGAAGTAccgttattttttcttttgggagCAGCCTTTGTATTTCTTGATATCTCATctgattatttatttgtttgttttctgtAATAGTCTTGGGAATGCTGATGGGAGTGCCATGAGTGACAGTCTATTTGCGAATCTGGTTAGTGTTGTAAAGTACCCCTCTATTACGTGCTTCAGTTGGTTATATGTGTGTTAAACTGAAAGTGCTTTTGATTGAATGCGTCTCATTTTTTGTTGCGGCACCCTTTAacagaattcaaatttttttttccctctccaTCCCTTTTGTTGATTTGGAGAAAAGCTTCTCCAAAAGTGAGAATGCATTTCCCTTTCTGTTTTAATAAATATCTGAGGCTGAGAAGTCTGACTtccttttttattctctttataCATTTCAGTTATCTGTGGTAACAACataaagaatatatattaacaataataataatttaagtcATATTCCGCATAACAGTGTCCTATCTGTTTTCTGCATAACCTTAAAAGTTTTCCCAGTATTATATATGCTTCAGTTGATTATATCTGTGTTAAACTCTAGGCGCTTTTAATTGAAAGGTAtctcattttttgttgttgtggcattcaaaaacttctttgcaCTTCCCTCCTCTCCTTTTCCCTCCAACCTAACACACTGATAATTTCTCCTAGATTGTTTGCACTAATCTGATTCTTTTCTTGAGTCTTGAGTACTAAGCAATTGAATGGTCCTCGGAATGGGATGAGATGAAAGGGGGGCTACAAACTGGTGGGGGAAGGAAGATGGTAAGCTAGTCAGAGTTTCTATTCTGGGATTCAACAGTTCCCAAAGGGAATTGGTGCCTACTTGAGCTATGCCCTTGGGTGTAAATTTTATCTGTTGTATTCCTACTCTTCATAAACTTCATTTTTAGACTGTCTTGAAAAATTTTCAGGGCCTTTAGTTCTATGATTAGGCTGTTCAACTTACATTAGTATGCCTTACATGATAGTATACATGTTAAAgtaattgttttgtttcttatctTATATGTTGACAGAAGAAGTCTTCAACACCTTACATTCCTCAAAACTCAACCCCAtgtgcaactttatttgtagCTAATCTGGGGCCGTCTTGTAATGAACAAGAGCTAATCCAAGTGTTTTCTAGGTCAGTAGACATATGCGCAtgcaaggtattttttatttgtgaaatcTGCAGAAGTTGAATTTGATTgtgttttatatatatcttttctATCAGATACCCCGGATTCTTGAAACTGAAGATGCAGAGCACGTATGGAGCTCCAGTTGCATTTGTTGATTTCCaggtttctttttgttcttttatttcttgcgCTGCATACATACATTGGCCTGTTGTGAAAGTCATTCAGAAAACTAGTGTATGGGCCTCATTGGTCTTGTTGCTTGCCATCTTTAATTTGCATGAACTATCACGAAAAAATATATCTTGTAATGTGCAGGATGTTGGTAGCTCAACTGACGCTCTAAATAGTCTGCAAGGCACAATTCTTCACTCCTCACAATCTGGCGAGGGAATGCGTTTGGAGTATCCTTTGTTCTCATtcacttcttttgtttttttagtggTCGAATCACATTACTTATCAGTGTTTGGTTTTTGCTTAACAAGAACCTCAGATATGCTAAATCGCGAATGGGCATGCGGAGGAAGCccaatagataataaaaaaaaaaccaacgaGAATATGAATTGTTATTTGCGGCTACAATAGAATGGAAGCTACCAATGGTGTGTATTTTATCCACTGTAATTTATATGAAAGCTACCTTTTGCAGCTTTTAAAGATTGGTgaatatatgttatattttatcCAATGGTGTAATTTATTTCGTGTAGTTTGTATTTGTATATTATAGCTTATTAAAATTGATGATGATAAAAGTCAACAGAGATAGTAGCCATTTGACATTTTGACTCATTGCCATGAATTCTTACTATTAAATAATTGCTTTCAGTAATACGCAGTCGTTGGCCATTACCTGCCCATTCTGATTAGTCATTGACCAAAATCTCAATTCTCTTGAAATCCATATTCGTCACGAaagtttatatatgaaaatttaatataccATTACTTTCGTATGTTACTATGGTATTATgggttttatcattttttcccCAGTGAAAATCGGCATGTGACAAATGCAAATTTGATCTGTCTTTGCTTTTTGCTATTgatgattattttgataaattagtgaatagttattattattattatatacgtATTAAAGAAACTTACCACCATGATCTAAGATgtcaaatattttaatgtacAATTCTTATTACATATTCAACTTAAGGATGACAATTGAATTTAAGTTTATCGAATAATCACAAGGAGAATTCTTTGTTAAATAGATTTAGATTTACATATTggtatttattttgatttttaatacaaaatcattttaaaataaaaactgaccAATCCAACTAATATCTTCATTATTGATATTCAACTTGGTAACAAATCTTAATGACCATAATAATCACAACCTACTTGGTGAAAACTTGAAGATTTGAGTTCGAGCTAGAGAAACTAGTGATCATCATTTATTCCTCCAATTGGAAGAATGATTTCCTAGTAGATTATCAATCAAGACATGACCCTTTAGCATTAACAACCGTAATCATAAGGGTACTTAAATCGAGGGAGGCTAGTTCcccattttttttcctgatgAAATTAGATCAATTAAATTCAATGGAAtgatttaattgattgattaaagttaactaattgattacaacaaaaTGTTACATTTTACTTGTAAGATTTATTTGTATCAACAGTTTAAAAATGGTGTAGATTTCTAGATTTACACTTGATGCCAATCAATCATATCTCATGAGTGTAATTTTTATGCATGCTAGATTGCTAGTGTAAAATATGTTAATTgtaaattaatcattatttataatttttaattagatattataaaattcaacaaactttattataatattgttgtgttcttcttcttctttttttttttatcgtctAAAGAAACGTTATAAACTTTCACTGAAAAAGTTTATCTGCATGGCTGTTCAAAGCTAGTCTACGAAGATGACCGGAAAAGGTATAACAAAGACAAAAGAGTAATGTTCGCTGTGAAATCAGAAATGATTCACCGCAGCACATTTTCGATTGTTTTCGGTTGAACGTAACAAATGTGAAATGTTGTGCTTGTGCACAGTGCAAACCAGAAAAGGCTGcgatattaaaaataagaaaaatagaaagaaaatcgCTTCATCACTTTACCGTTCa
The nucleotide sequence above comes from Glycine soja cultivar W05 chromosome 11, ASM419377v2, whole genome shotgun sequence. Encoded proteins:
- the LOC114375822 gene encoding soyasapogenol B glucuronide galactosyltransferase, whose translation is MEKKKGELKSIFLPFLSTSHIIPLVDMARLFALHDVDVTIITTAHNATVFQKSIDLDASRGRPIRTHVVNFPAAQVGLPVGIEAFNVDTPREMTPRIYMGLSLLQQVFEKLFHDLQPDFIVTDMFHPWSVDAAAKLGIPRIMFHGASYLARSAAHSVEQYAPHLEAKFDTDKFVLPGLPDNLEMTRLQLPDWLRSPNQYTELMRTIKQSEKKSYGSLFNSFYDLESAYYEHYKSIMGTKSWGIGPVSLWANQDAQDKAARGYAKEEEEKEGWLKWLNSKAESSVLYVSFGSMNKFPYSQLVEIARALEDSGHDFIWVVRKNDGGEGDNFLEEFEKRMKESNKGYLIWGWAPQLLILENPAIGGLVTHCGWNTVVESVNAGLPMATWPLFAEHFFNEKLVVDVLKIGVPVGAKEWRNWNEFGSEVVKREEIGNAIASLMSEEEEDGGMRKRAKELSVAAKSAIKVGGSSHNNMKELIRELKEIKLSKEAQETAPNP
- the LOC114377207 gene encoding uncharacterized protein LOC114377207 isoform X2 is translated as MDDMAAYYSQPQPSGLLPYQYYQQPPPPPPPPMMAVVPPPPGAVVPPAHHLHPPYVAQHQQQAVFGSYGAPQSSTHEVRTLFVAGLPEDVKPREIYNLFREFPGYESSHLRSPSNSSQPFAFAVFASQKSAILAMHALNGLVFDLEKGSTLYIDLAKSNSRSKRTRIDDERVGADKKARGLTPSWSTPDSGVGSIHMPGMGNPAFNTNTFGYPSAQSLGNADGSAMSDSLFANLKKSSTPYIPQNSTPCATLFVANLGPSCNEQELIQVFSRYPGFLKLKMQSTYGAPVAFVDFQDVGSSTDALNSLQGTILHSSQSGEGMRLEYAKSRMGMRRKPNR
- the LOC114377207 gene encoding uncharacterized protein LOC114377207 isoform X1, translating into MDDMAAYYSQPQPSGLLPYQYYQQPPPPPPPPMMAVVPPPPGAVVPPAHHLHPPYVAQHQQQAVFGSYGAPQSSTHEVRTLFVAGLPEDVKPREIYNLFREFPGYESSHLRSPSNSSQPFAFAVFASQKSAILAMHALNGLVFDLEKGSTLYIDLAKSNSRSKRTRIDDERVGADKKARGLTPSWSTPDSAGVGSIHMPGMGNPAFNTNTFGYPSAQSLGNADGSAMSDSLFANLKKSSTPYIPQNSTPCATLFVANLGPSCNEQELIQVFSRYPGFLKLKMQSTYGAPVAFVDFQDVGSSTDALNSLQGTILHSSQSGEGMRLEYAKSRMGMRRKPNR